One stretch of Streptomyces sp. NBC_00443 DNA includes these proteins:
- a CDS encoding DUF4139 domain-containing protein, producing MESGEAQRWASSLDAVVVYAQGALCTRVARGTMPADGRVRVTGLPRSMDPGSLRARVVGDHGVRVTEVRVEVDAELSGTDAADSLRHDMERLRDACGAAQGRRDRQLGLISEVTALRPVPPTREREDPPRRTPADAWLRLAEFVDERLRGLHHRLVELEEELRRVEHELSVATDRWVRASTDVQSEHITTTVVAALTLVGTGTGTGAGSRTGTGTVELELEYGVPGAVWVPAYRLTHRQGDDSGTLVLRASIAQRTGEDWTGVRVGLATADLRRRTDLPSLRSIRVGRRQAAPAPSGWREPPVGLADLFSGYDAAGPRPVSAAGPVPVAAAGPVPTPPVPQGYGTPAAPAPVPPPSASPGYTMPGPVPPPSPAPQGYGLPPAAPAEPAGFAGAPPTAFDTAGAASSAPRRPSGRPSDGSGPAAGRGTAPAGMATEASVAAGPPPPPPSSPVAAGPPEPSGAELDYAALVLSGAEENDGRRGRLFPHTPYDAVADDCRRRADAVSALPLPGHAVRPRESAGSFDHRYDAVARADIPSDGTWHTVTVTDIPVGLRTEYLCVPSAEQTVYATLVLSNATDQALLAGPVEVTSDHDFLTTAALPTLAPGGVRRMGLGPAEGVRATRRTNLRESTSGLRSNTTVLAHQVHVELANRLAHAVTVEVHEQVPVTTEPDVRIEERADWTAPEQDSGPDRHAPGTRVWRVDLPAGGSATLDGGYDIRIPAAKALVGGNRRS from the coding sequence ATGGAGTCTGGGGAAGCGCAGCGATGGGCGTCGTCGCTCGACGCGGTCGTGGTGTACGCGCAGGGTGCGCTCTGTACCCGGGTGGCGCGGGGCACCATGCCGGCGGACGGCAGGGTGCGGGTGACGGGACTGCCCCGGTCCATGGACCCGGGCTCGCTGCGCGCAAGAGTCGTCGGTGACCATGGCGTACGTGTCACCGAGGTGCGTGTGGAGGTGGATGCCGAACTCTCCGGCACCGACGCGGCCGACAGCCTGAGGCACGACATGGAGAGGCTGCGCGACGCCTGTGGCGCGGCACAGGGCCGCCGTGACCGGCAGCTGGGCCTGATCTCCGAAGTGACGGCGCTGCGTCCGGTTCCGCCGACCCGTGAGCGCGAGGACCCGCCCCGCCGTACGCCCGCCGACGCGTGGCTGCGACTCGCCGAGTTCGTCGACGAGCGGCTGCGGGGCCTGCACCACCGGCTCGTCGAACTGGAGGAGGAACTGCGCCGCGTCGAGCACGAACTCTCCGTGGCCACGGACCGCTGGGTCCGCGCCTCCACCGACGTGCAGTCCGAGCACATCACGACCACGGTCGTCGCCGCCCTGACGCTCGTCGGAACCGGAACCGGAACCGGAGCGGGAAGCCGAACCGGAACCGGAACTGTGGAACTGGAGCTTGAGTACGGTGTGCCGGGGGCCGTCTGGGTCCCTGCCTACCGCCTTACGCACCGTCAGGGCGACGACAGCGGCACCCTGGTGCTGCGTGCCTCGATCGCCCAGCGCACCGGAGAGGACTGGACCGGGGTCCGCGTCGGCCTGGCCACGGCGGATCTGCGGCGCCGCACCGACCTGCCCTCTCTGCGTTCGATCCGGGTCGGACGGCGGCAGGCCGCCCCCGCGCCCTCCGGCTGGCGGGAGCCTCCCGTGGGGCTCGCCGATCTCTTCTCCGGCTACGACGCGGCAGGTCCCCGTCCTGTTTCGGCCGCAGGGCCAGTGCCCGTGGCCGCGGCGGGTCCCGTCCCCACGCCGCCGGTACCGCAGGGGTACGGCACGCCCGCCGCACCCGCACCCGTCCCTCCGCCGTCGGCATCGCCGGGGTACACCATGCCCGGTCCCGTCCCCCCGCCGTCGCCGGCACCACAGGGATACGGCCTGCCGCCCGCCGCACCCGCTGAGCCCGCAGGCTTCGCCGGTGCTCCGCCGACCGCGTTCGACACCGCCGGAGCGGCCTCGTCGGCGCCGAGGAGGCCGTCGGGACGACCGAGCGATGGGTCCGGACCCGCCGCCGGTCGGGGCACTGCTCCCGCCGGCATGGCCACGGAGGCATCGGTCGCGGCAGGCCCGCCACCTCCACCGCCGTCATCGCCGGTGGCGGCCGGTCCGCCGGAGCCCAGCGGCGCGGAGCTCGACTACGCCGCGCTCGTGCTGTCGGGCGCCGAGGAGAACGACGGGCGCCGGGGCAGGCTCTTCCCCCACACGCCCTACGACGCGGTGGCGGACGACTGCCGCCGCCGGGCCGACGCGGTGTCCGCGCTGCCGTTGCCCGGACACGCGGTGCGGCCCCGCGAGTCGGCGGGCTCCTTCGACCACCGCTACGACGCCGTCGCCCGCGCCGACATCCCCTCCGACGGCACCTGGCACACCGTCACCGTCACCGACATCCCGGTCGGCCTGCGCACCGAGTACCTGTGCGTGCCGTCCGCGGAGCAGACGGTGTACGCCACGCTCGTGCTCTCCAACGCCACCGACCAGGCCCTGCTCGCGGGCCCGGTGGAAGTCACCAGCGACCACGACTTCCTGACGACCGCCGCTCTGCCCACGCTCGCCCCCGGCGGCGTCCGCCGGATGGGGCTGGGACCGGCCGAGGGGGTCCGGGCCACCCGCCGCACGAACCTGCGCGAGTCGACGTCGGGTCTGCGCAGCAACACGACCGTGCTCGCCCACCAGGTCCATGTGGAACTCGCCAACCGGCTGGCCCATGCCGTCACCGTCGAGGTCCACGAACAGGTTCCGGTCACGACCGAACCGGACGTCCGGATCGAGGAACGGGCCGACTGGACGGCGCCCGAGCAGGACAGCGGGCCCGACCGGCATGCCCCGGGGACCCGCGTCTGGCGAGTGGACCTGCCCGCCGGCGGCAGCGCCACCCTCGACGGCGGCTACGACATCCGCATCCCGGCCGCCAAGGCCCTGGTCGGCGGCAACCGCAGGAGCTGA
- a CDS encoding MFS transporter, with amino-acid sequence MPLALLALAVVAFGIGTTEFATMGLLPQIADGIGVSVPHAGNLVSAYALGVVVGAPVLTGIGARIPHKKLLLLLSGLFVVGNIASAFAPNFGLLFAARFLAGLPHGALFGVGAVVASRLVAPERAARAVSMMFLGLTVANIIGVPAGTALGQQLGWRSAYVGVAVIGLLALAALAAFVPHQPRGRQAGIRHEVRAMRNRQVAIGLATAVVGFGGFFAVYSYLVPMLTHLTGISDTSTTLVLALYGVGMTVGTLLAGPLTDRALRPTLYAGLALLAAGLVTFYFTVHSTVPALVTIAFIGAMGALITTPVQMLLMAKAKNAPTMAAASNHSAFNLANAGGAWLGGLAISAGWGWASPNLVGAALAVAGLGLAFMGGLMDRGGRRSATSEVITSSAAETPTGSAPTTPAKG; translated from the coding sequence ATGCCTCTGGCTCTGCTGGCCCTTGCCGTTGTCGCCTTCGGCATCGGCACGACCGAGTTCGCCACGATGGGCCTGCTGCCCCAGATCGCCGACGGGATCGGGGTGTCGGTGCCCCACGCCGGCAACCTCGTGTCGGCGTACGCGCTCGGCGTCGTCGTCGGTGCCCCCGTCCTGACCGGCATCGGTGCACGCATACCGCACAAGAAGCTGCTGCTGCTCTTGTCGGGACTGTTCGTGGTCGGCAACATCGCCTCCGCGTTCGCCCCGAACTTCGGCCTGCTGTTCGCCGCGCGTTTCCTGGCGGGGCTGCCGCACGGCGCGCTGTTCGGAGTCGGCGCCGTCGTCGCCTCACGGCTGGTCGCGCCCGAACGGGCCGCACGCGCCGTGTCGATGATGTTCCTCGGCCTTACGGTCGCGAACATCATCGGCGTCCCGGCCGGCACCGCGCTCGGCCAGCAGCTGGGCTGGCGGTCCGCCTACGTCGGCGTCGCCGTCATCGGGCTCCTCGCGCTCGCCGCACTGGCCGCGTTCGTCCCGCACCAGCCCCGGGGCCGGCAGGCCGGCATCCGGCACGAGGTGCGGGCCATGCGCAACCGGCAGGTCGCGATCGGCCTGGCCACGGCGGTGGTCGGTTTCGGGGGCTTCTTCGCCGTCTACAGCTACCTCGTGCCGATGCTGACGCACCTGACGGGCATCTCCGACACGTCCACCACCCTGGTCCTCGCGCTGTACGGCGTAGGCATGACGGTCGGCACGCTTCTGGCCGGCCCCCTCACCGACCGCGCCCTGCGCCCGACTCTCTACGCGGGGCTCGCCCTGCTCGCGGCCGGCCTGGTGACGTTCTACTTCACGGTCCACAGCACCGTTCCCGCCCTGGTCACGATCGCCTTCATCGGCGCGATGGGTGCCCTCATCACCACCCCCGTGCAGATGCTGCTGATGGCGAAGGCCAAGAACGCTCCGACGATGGCCGCGGCCTCCAACCACTCCGCCTTCAACCTGGCCAACGCGGGCGGCGCCTGGCTCGGCGGACTTGCCATCTCCGCGGGCTGGGGATGGGCCTCACCGAACCTCGTCGGCGCCGCCCTGGCCGTGGCAGGCCTCGGCCTGGCCTTCATGGGCGGCCTCATGGACCGGGGCGGCCGACGCTCCGCGACCTCCGAAGTGATCACGTCATCCGCCGCGGAAACCCCGACGGGGTCGGCACCCACCACACCGGCCAAGGGATGA
- a CDS encoding glycoside hydrolase family 5 protein — protein MRASPVSLRQGVVAAALGSILLLLLSVIPTGSARAAGTDERAAATPVSVNGQLRVCGTKLCNSRGNPVQLRGMSTHGTQWYPHCLTSGSLDALSGDWKADALRVSTYVQEGGYETNPQHFTNLANSLIQQATDRGMYVIVDWHMLTPGDPNTNLSKARQFFTDIANRNKDKNNVLYEIANEPSGVSWSRIKSYAEQIIPTIRAIDSDAPVLVGTRAWSSFGVSEGANESEVVNNPVRASNIMYTFHFYAYSHRDDYLATLSRAADKLPVFVTEFGTQNYAGEGSNDFAMSQRYLDLMAGKKISWTNWNFSDDNRSGAVFKTGTCDRSGPWTGTSPLKPAGVWIRERIMSPDNW, from the coding sequence ATGAGGGCATCGCCTGTGTCGCTACGGCAGGGTGTGGTAGCCGCCGCGCTCGGCAGCATCCTCCTGCTTCTGCTCAGCGTCATCCCGACCGGCTCCGCTCGAGCGGCGGGCACCGATGAGCGTGCCGCCGCCACGCCCGTCTCCGTCAACGGCCAGCTCAGAGTCTGTGGCACCAAGCTGTGCAACAGCCGCGGGAACCCAGTCCAGTTGCGAGGCATGAGCACCCACGGCACCCAGTGGTACCCGCACTGCCTGACCAGCGGTTCACTCGACGCCCTGTCCGGCGACTGGAAGGCCGACGCCCTGCGCGTCTCGACCTACGTACAGGAGGGCGGTTACGAGACGAACCCCCAGCACTTCACCAACCTCGCGAACTCCCTCATCCAGCAGGCGACCGACCGCGGCATGTACGTGATCGTCGACTGGCACATGCTCACCCCGGGCGACCCCAACACGAACCTGAGCAAGGCCCGGCAGTTCTTCACCGACATCGCCAACCGCAACAAGGACAAGAACAACGTCCTCTACGAGATCGCGAACGAGCCCAGCGGCGTGAGCTGGTCAAGGATCAAGAGCTACGCGGAGCAGATCATCCCGACCATTCGCGCCATCGACTCCGACGCTCCCGTGCTGGTCGGAACACGCGCGTGGTCCTCGTTCGGTGTCTCCGAGGGCGCCAACGAGTCGGAGGTGGTGAACAACCCGGTCAGGGCGTCCAACATCATGTACACCTTCCACTTCTACGCGTACTCGCACCGCGACGATTACCTGGCGACCCTCTCCCGCGCTGCCGACAAGCTCCCGGTGTTCGTCACCGAGTTCGGCACCCAGAACTACGCCGGCGAGGGCAGCAACGACTTCGCCATGTCGCAGCGCTACCTCGACCTCATGGCCGGCAAGAAGATCAGCTGGACGAACTGGAACTTCTCCGACGACAACCGCTCCGGAGCCGTCTTCAAGACCGGGACGTGCGACAGGTCCGGCCCCTGGACCGGCACCTCGCCGCTGAAGCCCGCCGGAGTCTGGATTCGCGAGCGCATCATGTCGCCGGACAACTGGTGA
- a CDS encoding DUF5302 domain-containing protein, with product MTTESPRQEGSEPDESESPALAPDEDGQYDLKGKFREALARKRARQEEDAATLSANTDASKIRGAHGPAASQRSFRRKSGG from the coding sequence ATGACTACAGAGTCTCCACGCCAAGAAGGTTCGGAGCCGGATGAGTCCGAGAGCCCTGCCCTGGCGCCCGACGAGGACGGCCAGTACGACCTGAAGGGCAAGTTCCGGGAGGCCCTGGCCCGCAAGCGCGCCAGGCAGGAGGAGGACGCGGCGACCCTGTCTGCGAACACCGACGCGTCGAAGATTCGAGGCGCGCACGGCCCGGCCGCCAGTCAGCGGTCGTTCCGGCGAAAGAGCGGCGGCTGA
- a CDS encoding GDP-mannose 4,6-dehydratase, translating into MTTPAPQTTPADFDWSGRTVLVTGAEGFIGSTLVDLLVSRGARVRAFVHYKPYADKGHLASYLADPHSPVEMLAGDVRDAGRVMDAVEGCDTVFHLAALIGIPYSYDSPGAYVQTNMVGTENVAEACRRYQVRRLVHTSTSEVYGTARTVPISEDHPLQPQSPYSASKIGADMMALSHWHAFEMPVTVVRPFNTYGPRQSARAVIPTILSQLHAGAEQIRLGSLTPTRDFTYVTDTAHGFLALAACDRALGHSVNLGTGQEISVGDLAKALINASGRDAEIVVDPGRLRPTGSEVHRLLSDNSRAREWAGWEPQVPLEEGLRRTSDWVADNLHLFAADRYQV; encoded by the coding sequence ATGACCACCCCCGCTCCCCAGACCACGCCCGCCGACTTCGACTGGAGCGGACGCACCGTGCTGGTGACCGGCGCCGAGGGTTTCATCGGCTCCACTCTCGTCGATCTCCTCGTCTCCCGCGGTGCCCGCGTCCGCGCCTTCGTCCACTACAAGCCCTACGCCGACAAGGGCCACCTCGCCTCCTACCTCGCCGACCCGCACAGCCCCGTGGAGATGCTCGCCGGCGACGTCCGGGACGCAGGGCGGGTCATGGACGCGGTCGAGGGCTGCGACACCGTCTTCCATCTCGCCGCGCTGATCGGCATCCCCTACAGCTACGACTCCCCCGGTGCCTACGTCCAGACCAACATGGTCGGCACCGAGAACGTCGCCGAGGCCTGCCGCCGGTACCAGGTGCGGCGCCTGGTGCACACCTCCACCAGCGAGGTCTACGGCACCGCACGCACCGTGCCGATCAGCGAGGACCATCCGCTGCAGCCTCAGTCCCCCTACTCCGCCTCCAAGATCGGCGCGGACATGATGGCGCTGTCCCACTGGCACGCCTTCGAGATGCCGGTGACGGTCGTGCGCCCGTTCAACACCTACGGCCCCAGGCAGTCCGCCCGGGCGGTGATCCCCACCATTCTGTCCCAACTCCACGCCGGAGCAGAGCAGATCAGGCTCGGCTCGCTCACCCCCACCCGGGACTTCACCTACGTCACCGACACCGCCCACGGCTTCCTGGCCCTGGCCGCCTGCGACCGCGCCCTCGGCCACAGCGTCAACCTCGGCACCGGGCAGGAGATCTCCGTCGGCGACCTCGCCAAGGCGCTCATCAACGCCTCCGGCCGCGACGCCGAGATCGTCGTCGACCCGGGCCGGCTGCGGCCGACGGGCAGTGAGGTCCACCGGCTGCTCTCCGACAACTCCCGCGCCCGGGAGTGGGCCGGCTGGGAGCCGCAGGTCCCGCTCGAGGAAGGGCTGCGGCGCACCTCCGACTGGGTCGCCGACAACCTCCACCTGTTTGCCGCCGACCGCTACCAGGTCTGA
- a CDS encoding UDP-N-acetylglucosamine--N-acetylmuramyl-(pentapeptide) pyrophosphoryl-undecaprenol N-acetylglucosamine transferase — protein MRTPHISQARLSVVIGAGGTGGHIYPGLALADALRRAAPDAVISFVGTERGLETRLIPEAGYRLHTVDMIPFDPSLGARRFLLPAALIKSGTQAKAVLRAQGAQGAVGMGGYPSAPVIVGARMAGLPSVIHESNAVPGRANRFAALLTDQITLAFEESRGHLTGSRHADIVGMPIAADLAALDRTGRRAEARRALGVPVEGRLLVVNGGSLGAARLTAAATGLAQRWRHRTDVHLLIKTGPAALDETRRQLVVTGGDRVATAVPYLDRMDLAYAAADLAVCRAGSATVAELATTRTPAVLVPYPYAPGDHQTHNARVLTDAGAGLLLPDAETDADRLAAVTEPLLAEPTRLAAMSAAAHPGRHAQAADLLAAHVLRLAGRPSRHPILPTTTETEIAR, from the coding sequence ATGAGGACACCGCACATATCCCAGGCCCGGCTGTCGGTGGTGATCGGCGCGGGCGGCACGGGTGGGCACATCTATCCCGGTCTGGCCCTGGCGGACGCGCTGCGGCGCGCCGCGCCCGACGCCGTGATCTCCTTCGTGGGCACCGAGCGCGGGCTGGAGACCCGGCTCATCCCCGAGGCCGGTTACCGCCTCCACACCGTCGACATGATCCCGTTCGATCCGTCGCTCGGCGCCAGACGCTTCCTGCTGCCGGCGGCGCTGATCAAGTCCGGCACCCAGGCCAAGGCGGTGCTGCGCGCGCAGGGCGCGCAGGGCGCCGTCGGCATGGGCGGCTACCCGAGCGCGCCGGTGATCGTCGGGGCACGGATGGCCGGGCTGCCCAGCGTCATCCACGAATCGAACGCGGTCCCCGGACGCGCCAACCGGTTCGCCGCACTGCTCACCGACCAGATCACCCTGGCCTTCGAGGAGAGCCGGGGGCACCTGACCGGCAGTCGGCACGCCGACATCGTGGGCATGCCCATCGCAGCGGACCTGGCGGCGCTGGACCGGACCGGTCGGCGCGCCGAGGCCCGGCGGGCGCTCGGGGTTCCGGTCGAGGGCCGGCTGCTGGTGGTCAACGGCGGCAGCCTGGGAGCAGCCCGGCTCACCGCAGCGGCCACCGGCCTCGCCCAGCGCTGGCGGCACCGGACCGACGTGCACCTTCTGATCAAGACCGGGCCGGCCGCCCTCGACGAGACCCGTCGGCAGCTGGTCGTGACCGGCGGCGACCGTGTCGCGACCGCCGTGCCCTATCTCGACCGCATGGACCTGGCGTACGCGGCCGCCGACCTGGCCGTCTGCCGCGCGGGGTCCGCGACCGTCGCCGAGCTCGCGACGACCCGTACGCCGGCCGTCCTGGTGCCCTACCCGTACGCGCCGGGCGACCACCAGACCCACAACGCCAGGGTTCTGACCGACGCGGGCGCCGGACTGCTGCTGCCCGACGCCGAAACGGACGCCGACCGCCTGGCCGCCGTCACCGAGCCACTGCTGGCCGAGCCCACCCGCCTGGCCGCCATGTCCGCCGCCGCGCACCCCGGCCGGCACGCACAGGCTGCCGACCTGCTGGCCGCCCATGTGCTTCGGCTGGCCGGCCGCCCCTCCCGCCACCCCATCCTTCCCACGACGACCGAGACGGAGATCGCCCGATGA
- a CDS encoding response regulator transcription factor, which translates to MSGAGGCLSAPKVLVVDDEPEVRYAVEDGLAVEGYQVRGAEDGMAALSAIADWEPDAVVLDVMLPGLDGLAVCRCLRSLGDRTPVLVLTALGSVSERVDGLEAGADDYLVKPFALDELVARIRALLRRTAVAEPDAGTERGFADLVVDPATRTGRRAGRAIEFSRTEFSLLELLLRHPGQVLPRETILERVWGRDFGPESNSLAVYVGYLRRKLEAGGEPRLVHTVHGVGYRLDLP; encoded by the coding sequence ATGAGTGGTGCTGGTGGGTGCCTGAGCGCACCGAAGGTCCTGGTGGTCGACGACGAGCCGGAGGTGCGGTACGCCGTGGAGGACGGGCTCGCCGTCGAGGGCTACCAGGTGCGCGGGGCGGAGGACGGCATGGCGGCGCTGTCCGCCATCGCCGACTGGGAGCCCGACGCCGTGGTGCTCGACGTCATGCTCCCCGGCCTCGACGGCCTGGCGGTCTGCCGTTGCCTGCGTTCCCTCGGCGACCGAACGCCGGTGCTGGTCCTCACGGCGCTCGGCTCGGTCAGCGAGCGGGTGGACGGTCTGGAGGCAGGTGCCGACGACTACCTGGTCAAGCCGTTCGCGCTGGACGAACTGGTGGCACGGATCAGGGCACTGCTGCGCCGTACCGCCGTGGCCGAGCCGGACGCGGGCACCGAGCGGGGCTTCGCCGACCTCGTGGTCGACCCGGCAACCCGGACCGGACGCCGGGCAGGGCGCGCGATCGAGTTCAGCCGCACCGAGTTCTCCCTGCTGGAGCTGCTCCTGCGGCACCCCGGACAGGTGCTGCCCCGGGAGACGATCCTGGAACGGGTCTGGGGCCGCGACTTCGGCCCCGAGTCCAACTCCCTCGCCGTCTACGTCGGCTATCTGCGCCGCAAGCTGGAGGCGGGCGGCGAGCCCCGGCTCGTCCACACGGTGCACGGCGTCGGCTACCGGCTGGACCTGCCATGA
- a CDS encoding sensor histidine kinase translates to MTAPRQHRSQSEPQRNGRRRHARWLRRRPLRTRLTLTASLAVAAVALGLCAAAFLVIRHQLLHQLDLHLTQSARLGAQQYRHEPPGVVQGQCRFLAAPACAQLVPAQPADDPTQPYLLPVTDTTREVASGAHGPYYSEVRLAGHSARMLTTPLDEGRAIQVAVRADTVDRGVRQAAVLLTVMGGAGVVLAGVLGSWVSRTGLAPVSRLTATAERIASTRDARHRIELPPERPGRDDEVTRLAASFNTMLDELEKSVTAQRRLVADASHELRTPLTALRTNAELLTRASRLNDAQRDRAAAALARQLREVTLLVNDLIELARDEEPDPLIEDVRLADVVVHAVDAARDHWPAVPFGLSADPDVRTATVAGVPARLSRLLSSLLDNAAKFSPPGRPVEVTLTTAPSALELTIRDHGPGISDVDLPYVFDRFYRARTARALPGSGLGLAMARQIAHAHDAELTAEHAPGGGALFRLRVPCSCA, encoded by the coding sequence ATGACCGCACCACGACAACACCGCTCGCAGTCCGAGCCGCAACGAAACGGTCGACGCCGGCACGCCCGTTGGCTGCGCCGCCGCCCCCTGCGCACCCGTCTGACCCTGACCGCTTCCCTGGCGGTCGCGGCCGTCGCCCTGGGACTGTGCGCCGCGGCCTTCCTGGTCATCCGTCACCAACTGCTCCACCAGCTCGACCTGCACCTGACCCAGTCGGCGCGACTCGGCGCCCAGCAGTACCGTCACGAGCCGCCCGGCGTCGTGCAGGGCCAGTGCCGCTTCCTCGCCGCCCCGGCCTGCGCCCAGCTGGTGCCCGCGCAGCCCGCTGACGACCCTACGCAGCCGTACCTGCTGCCCGTCACCGACACCACCCGCGAAGTCGCCTCCGGCGCCCACGGGCCTTACTACAGCGAGGTGCGACTGGCGGGCCACAGCGCCAGGATGCTCACCACGCCACTGGACGAAGGCCGCGCCATCCAGGTCGCCGTACGTGCCGACACCGTCGACCGAGGGGTCCGGCAGGCCGCGGTACTGCTCACAGTCATGGGCGGGGCCGGCGTGGTTCTGGCCGGGGTGCTCGGATCCTGGGTTTCCCGCACGGGTCTGGCACCGGTCAGCCGGCTCACGGCCACTGCCGAGCGCATCGCCTCCACGCGCGACGCCCGGCACCGCATCGAGCTGCCGCCGGAACGCCCTGGCCGGGACGACGAGGTCACCCGCCTGGCGGCCTCCTTCAACACGATGCTCGACGAGTTGGAGAAGTCCGTCACCGCTCAACGCCGCCTGGTCGCCGACGCCTCCCATGAACTGCGCACCCCGCTGACCGCTCTGCGCACCAACGCCGAACTGCTCACCAGGGCCTCCCGCCTCAACGACGCCCAACGCGACCGCGCGGCGGCCGCGCTCGCCCGCCAACTGCGCGAGGTGACCCTCCTGGTCAACGACTTGATCGAACTGGCCCGGGACGAGGAACCGGACCCGCTGATCGAGGACGTACGTCTGGCTGACGTCGTAGTGCATGCCGTCGATGCAGCCCGCGACCACTGGCCGGCCGTGCCCTTCGGGCTCTCGGCCGACCCCGACGTGCGTACCGCCACGGTCGCCGGTGTGCCGGCCCGGCTGTCCCGGCTGCTGTCGAGCCTGCTGGACAACGCCGCCAAGTTCAGCCCGCCGGGCCGGCCCGTCGAGGTCACCCTCACCACCGCCCCGAGCGCACTGGAACTGACCATCCGCGATCACGGCCCCGGCATCTCCGACGTAGACCTCCCCTACGTGTTCGACCGCTTCTACCGGGCCCGCACCGCCCGTGCCCTGCCCGGCTCCGGCCTTGGTCTGGCCATGGCCCGCCAGATCGCCCACGCACACGACGCCGAGCTGACGGCCGAGCACGCGCCCGGGGGCGGGGCGCTCTTCCGGCTGCGGGTTCCGTGTTCATGCGCTTGA
- a CDS encoding MFS transporter produces MHPSPVVVGTLPPRTFRTVFPVLALCWLAVFFDGMDVNIYGAVMPHMLDDTGLGLTPATAGTIGSWTTFGMLIGALTAGNLTDWLGRRLMLVASVTLFSVGSAICAVAAGVGLFGAGRFFSGLGLGGLMPLCLAMVMEFAPPRRAALTTGLLMTSYHFGGMAATGLGLTLAPAAGWRWVFWAGVLPAVIAVPLLLKLLPESPGVLLARGDRDKADAVADRYGLPRPTPVAAPAAGAAGRLAAVRALFHPDSRWATPLLWLASFSGLLLVYGVSTWLPQMMRAEGYGLNSSVSFLMVINAGGIIGLLIAGRTADKFGAVRVSAIWFVLTAAGALLLKSHLPLGMTYVVVAVTGVFLFSAQVMVYAATNSVYRDSERAAGLGWVTGVGRTGAVIGPWLIGALANSGNQSWGFTTFALAGLLGALAIALVPLARRLGRSGSPAPTPVTAQAADTGASGH; encoded by the coding sequence ATGCACCCCTCCCCCGTAGTTGTCGGAACCCTCCCCCCGCGCACATTCCGCACGGTCTTCCCAGTCCTCGCCCTGTGCTGGCTGGCCGTGTTCTTCGACGGCATGGACGTGAACATCTACGGCGCCGTGATGCCGCACATGCTCGACGACACCGGGCTCGGACTGACCCCGGCCACCGCCGGCACCATCGGCAGCTGGACCACGTTCGGCATGCTCATCGGCGCGCTCACCGCCGGAAACCTCACCGACTGGCTCGGCCGCCGACTGATGCTCGTCGCCAGCGTGACGCTGTTCTCCGTCGGCTCGGCGATCTGCGCCGTCGCCGCGGGCGTTGGCCTCTTCGGCGCCGGACGCTTCTTCTCCGGACTCGGCCTCGGCGGTCTCATGCCGCTGTGCCTGGCCATGGTCATGGAGTTCGCGCCGCCGCGCCGGGCCGCCCTGACCACCGGCCTGCTGATGACCTCGTACCACTTCGGAGGCATGGCAGCGACCGGCCTCGGCCTCACCCTCGCCCCGGCCGCCGGCTGGCGCTGGGTGTTCTGGGCGGGTGTGCTCCCGGCCGTGATCGCCGTACCGCTGCTGCTGAAGCTGCTGCCCGAGTCGCCCGGCGTGCTGCTGGCACGCGGTGACCGCGACAAGGCCGACGCCGTCGCCGACCGCTATGGACTGCCCCGGCCCACACCCGTGGCCGCCCCAGCCGCCGGCGCGGCGGGCCGACTGGCCGCCGTACGAGCCCTGTTCCATCCGGACTCCCGCTGGGCGACGCCGCTGCTGTGGCTGGCCTCCTTCAGCGGTCTGCTCCTCGTCTACGGCGTGAGCACCTGGCTGCCGCAGATGATGCGCGCCGAAGGCTACGGCCTGAACTCCTCCGTCAGCTTCCTCATGGTCATCAACGCGGGCGGCATCATCGGCCTGCTCATCGCCGGCCGCACCGCCGACAAGTTCGGCGCGGTACGCGTGTCAGCCATCTGGTTCGTCCTGACCGCCGCCGGCGCCCTGCTGCTCAAGTCCCACCTGCCGCTGGGCATGACATACGTCGTGGTCGCCGTCACCGGTGTGTTCCTGTTCAGCGCACAGGTCATGGTCTACGCCGCCACCAACTCCGTCTACCGCGACAGCGAGCGCGCCGCCGGCCTCGGCTGGGTCACCGGAGTCGGCCGCACCGGCGCCGTCATCGGTCCCTGGCTCATCGGAGCGCTCGCCAACAGCGGCAACCAGAGCTGGGGCTTCACCACGTTCGCCCTGGCGGGGCTGCTGGGCGCGCTCGCCATCGCCCTCGTACCGCTCGCCCGGCGGCTCGGCCGGAGCGGATCACCAGCTCCCACACCCGTCACCGCGCAGGCGGCCGACACGGGGGCCTCCGGCCACTGA